The following proteins come from a genomic window of Lineus longissimus chromosome 18, tnLinLong1.2, whole genome shotgun sequence:
- the LOC135502571 gene encoding uncharacterized protein LOC135502571 — MKLLLFLAFMLLQFQNILGMTIRNTLSNSRPHLGETITLSCNITGGTAGNSRWWKDKHRSQGAVLLSYNCLVVLKEYKSRLRTARCDMKNYNSFQLSNVQTSDSGVWVCEADGQEATTKLRLDVLVPPLTPTVTIQSPVNVGDTAKLTCNAENVIVTKPVTYTWTKNGKPLSPETDAYGALLITPVTLGHAGKYVCVAKNDAGSKSSNAHDFVVVRPPSAPSKLKVVNTTAVTVTLEWISEFNGGLKQRFYVQYKQSADNWDVAAEVPQGGITDPGLKKAVYHRVIGLESNVWYMFRVRSKNSNVGTQASNFSNITSGKTPEKPQTTLIGVNRIDNIVTVRWKKVSGKYTAIKVVYCQDGTQDCRNYTVSNLDNNIAAFLVDADKTYYYFVVVEDGRDVVYRSTVFKNGVNDKKNSQAVDLETNTSVFPLVGGVVVGGVIVLVAGVIAVFVLWKRALARWGTRQSLRPINGTADKDDTRIRVNQLSINDTADYDDTRIEFKTAGNSSVHPNANTGTEYENDEFHPKRPPDQNAALPMAIGHHNPVRAVLGNEPTSSDDEVDVYAYDYVDSPSRRLQNDSGESPPPEPQDHQMEYATPYEQFGQDVLSKKKIGQERQEPEDNDSNLSIPIQGQTGQSTTESSSSQSDEDNKRRQSHSNDDMAHSQVSTYANLGRVEPVQHAEYLDLRHVQPCLE, encoded by the exons ATGAAACTTCTACTATTTTTGGCATTCATGCTTCTCCAGTTTCAAA ATATTCTCGGGATGACGATAAGAAATACCCTTAGTAATTCACGTCCACACCTCGGCGAAACGATAACGCTAAGTTGTAACATAACAGGTGGAACGGCCGGAAATTCAAGGTGGTGGAAAGACAAACACCGCAGCCAAGGAGCCGTACTTCTATCGTACAATTGTTTAGTCGTTTTAAAGGAGtacaaatcaagattgagaACGGCACGGTGTGATATGAAAAATTATAACagttttcaattaagtaatgttcaaaCTTCGGACAGCGGGGTATGGGTGTGTGAGGCTGATGGACAAGAGGCCACAACTAAACTGAGATTGGATGTTTTAG ttcCACCCCTCACACCAACAGTCACAATTCAATCGCCGGTCAATGTTGGAGACACTGCAAAACTCacctgcaatgccgaaaatgTCATAGTGACGAAACCAGTCACTTACACGTGGACTAAGAATGGCAAACCTCTATCACCAGAGACCGATGCATACGGTGCTCTTCTAATTACACCCGTCACCCTCGGGCATGCTGGAAAATATGTATGTGTCGCAAAAAATGATGCTGGATCTAAGTCAAGCAATGCACATGATTTTGTTGTCGTTA GGCCACCCTCTGCACCCAGCAAACTCAAAGTAGTGAACACAACTGCCGTAACAGTTACTCTCGAGTGGATCTCAGAATTCAATGGTGGATTGAAGCAGAGGTTTTACGTCCAATACAAGCAGTCTGCCGACAACTGGGATGTTGCTGCGGAGGTTCCACAAGGAGGAATAACTGACCCAGGTCTCAAGAAAGCCGTGTATCATAGAGTAATAGGTCTTGAGTCGAATGTCTGGTATATGTTTCGGGTGCGCAGCAAGAATTCTAACGTGGGAACTCAGGCGAGTAACTTCAGCAACATAACATCTGGGAAAACACCAg aGAAACCCCAAACGACCCTCATAGGTGTGAACCGGATAGACAACATAGTTACGGTGCGCTGGAAAAAAGTGAGTGGCAAATATACAGCAATTAAGGTCGTGTACTGCCAGGACGGCACTCAAGACTGTAGGAACTACACCGTGTCTAACCTAGATAATAACATTGCAGCCTTTCTCGTTGATGCCGACAAGACATATTATTATTTTGTGGTGGTTGAAGATGGTAGGGATGTTGTATACAGGAGCACGGTTTTCAAGAATGGAGTCAATGACAAAAAGAACTCGCAAGCTGTTGATCTTGAAACAAACACATCAG tttttCCTCTTGTTGGCGGTGTGGTAGTAGGAGGAGTCATTGTACTTGTAGCAGGCGTCATTGCGGTATTTGTTTTATG GAAACGTGCACTGGCGCGATGGGGGACGAGGCAGAGTCTTCGACCTATAAATGGCACCGCAGATAAAGATGATACAAGAATCAGGGTGAATCAGCTATCTATAAATGACACCGCAGATTACGACGATACGAGGATTGAATTTAAAACAGCCGGAAATAGCTCTGTACATCCCAACGCGAATACTGGGACTGAATACGAAAATGATGAATTTCACCCTAAACGCCCGCCCGACCAGAATGCTGCACTGCCAATGGCTATAGGGCATCACAATCCAGTGCGCGCAGTCCTTGGGAACGAGCCCACGAGCTCAGATGATGAAGTAGACGTATACGCCTACGACTACGTGGATAGTCCTTCGAGAAGGCTGCAAAATGATTCGGGCGAAAGCCCACCTCCCGAACCTCAGGATCATCAAATGGAGTACGCAACCCCATATGAGCAGTTCGGGCAGGATGTCTTAAGCAAGAAGAAAATCGGTCAGGAGAGACAGGAGCCTGAAGACAATGACAGCAACTTATCAATCCCCATTCAGGGACAAACTGGCCAGAGCACAACCGAAAGCAGTTCAAGCCAATCCGATGAGGACAATAAGCGGCGACAAAGTCACTCAAATGACGATATGGCTCATAGCCAAGTGTCAACATATGCCAATTTAGGTCGAGTAGAGCCAGTTCAGCATGCAGAATATCTGGACCTCAGACATGTACAGCCATGTCTGGAATAG